The following proteins are co-located in the Dehalococcoidales bacterium genome:
- a CDS encoding DUF2178 domain-containing protein has translation MNIKTYQSWRMALGMIIGAVVAVSVIIGNIYVLISAVLAGMIVVVILRRRVTGVITDERTYAIAYKAARLTMAVTGVGMALAGAILIALNRDNLSSAPAQIGFVLEYVTCGLLLINLAAYTYYNRKLGGGNE, from the coding sequence ATGAATATTAAGACATATCAAAGCTGGCGCATGGCGCTGGGAATGATTATCGGCGCGGTCGTCGCTGTTTCGGTTATCATCGGGAATATTTACGTGCTGATTTCGGCCGTTCTCGCCGGCATGATCGTCGTCGTTATCCTCCGGAGGAGGGTCACCGGGGTAATCACCGACGAGCGGACTTACGCCATCGCCTATAAAGCGGCGCGCCTCACCATGGCCGTTACCGGCGTTGGCATGGCGTTGGCCGGGGCAATTCTCATCGCCCTGAACCGGGATAACCTGTCATCAGCGCCGGCACAAATAGGTTTCGTCCTGGAATATGTCACCTGCGGTTTGCTGTTGATTAACCTGGCGGCTTATACTTATTACAATCGCAAACTGGGCGGGGGAAATGAATAA
- a CDS encoding epoxyqueuosine reductase QueH, with product MNKVLIHICCAHCAAYTAEYWRQQGYEAAGYWYNPNIHPYTEHQHRREALEKLAQQINLPLIIEEGYDMPEFFRRAAGHEAERCGQCFELRLAKTAAAAREKGYDAFTTTLLISPHQKHELIKETGERAAAAQGVAFLYADLRKRYSDSRHITKPMDLYRQQYCGCLYSEWERYTEKKTG from the coding sequence ATGAATAAAGTTTTAATCCATATCTGCTGCGCCCACTGCGCCGCCTATACCGCGGAGTACTGGCGGCAGCAGGGCTATGAAGCGGCCGGTTACTGGTATAATCCCAATATCCACCCCTATACGGAACACCAGCACCGGCGGGAAGCGCTGGAAAAGCTGGCGCAGCAAATCAACCTGCCGCTGATTATCGAAGAGGGCTACGACATGCCGGAGTTCTTCCGCCGGGCGGCCGGGCATGAAGCGGAGCGGTGCGGGCAATGCTTCGAGCTGCGGCTGGCCAAAACGGCGGCGGCGGCGCGGGAGAAAGGCTACGATGCTTTTACCACCACCCTGCTAATCAGCCCCCACCAGAAGCATGAGCTGATTAAAGAAACCGGCGAACGCGCCGCCGCGGCGCAGGGAGTGGCTTTCCTTTACGCCGACCTGCGGAAACGCTATTCCGACAGCCGCCACATCACCAAGCCGATGGACTTGTACCGGCAGCAGTACTGCGGCTGTCTTTACAGCGAGTGGGAGCGGTACACGGAAAAGAAAACCGGGTAA
- a CDS encoding SIMPL domain-containing protein (The SIMPL domain is named for its presence in mouse protein SIMPL (signalling molecule that associates with mouse pelle-like kinase). Bacterial member BP26, from Brucella, was shown to assemble into a channel-like structure, while YggE from E. coli has been associated with resistance to oxidative stress.), whose translation MKKIWLGIIAVVVLALGVVGLAGCGSDNTVAPENLNVSVNSQQTGLWVNGEGKVSVAPDVAVITLGIEAQETAVADALAEASTAMDAVIQALHAQGIEDKDIQTQYFSINQVTNWDNNKEEITGYRVTNTLTVKVREIENAGQVIDAVVAAGGNLTRINGITFTVDEPADSYVQARDLAITHAKNKAQEMASKTGMTLGKVTYITENSGSYNISYRNYYSMEDAMAIPAPTVVTPVSVGQLEITATVQIAYEIK comes from the coding sequence ATGAAAAAGATATGGTTGGGAATCATAGCGGTGGTGGTGTTGGCGTTGGGGGTAGTGGGGCTGGCGGGCTGCGGCTCGGATAATACGGTTGCGCCGGAAAACCTGAACGTCTCCGTGAACAGCCAGCAGACTGGACTCTGGGTAAACGGCGAGGGCAAGGTAAGCGTTGCCCCGGATGTAGCTGTTATCACGCTGGGCATTGAAGCTCAGGAAACAGCTGTGGCTGACGCTTTGGCGGAAGCTTCCACCGCCATGGATGCGGTTATCCAGGCTTTGCATGCCCAGGGCATCGAGGACAAGGATATCCAGACCCAGTACTTCAGCATCAATCAGGTTACCAACTGGGACAATAATAAAGAGGAAATCACCGGTTATCGCGTGACCAATACCTTGACCGTCAAGGTCAGGGAAATTGAAAACGCCGGTCAGGTAATCGACGCTGTAGTGGCCGCGGGCGGCAACCTTACCCGCATCAACGGCATCACCTTTACCGTGGACGAGCCGGCGGACTCTTACGTGCAGGCCAGGGATCTGGCGATAACCCATGCCAAGAACAAGGCCCAGGAAATGGCTAGCAAGACCGGCATGACCCTTGGCAAAGTAACCTATATCACCGAGAACAGCGGCAGCTACAATATCAGCTACCGCAACTACTACTCCATGGAAGATGCCATGGCCATCCCGGCGCCCACGGTAGTCACCCCGGTCAGCGTGGGACAGCTGGAAATTACCGCCACCGTCCAGATAGCTTATGAAATAAAATAA
- a CDS encoding DUF5667 domain-containing protein, translating into MGKIRDFDNILDECLDRLMRGEDVNTVLALYPDYAGELAPLLKTALETRHAAAVKPRPEFRQRAAYEFQAAIRDMPAKPARNSFFKWQVRWMAPVAAVLVLLLAGGGTVAAAANSLPDSPLYRVKLATETVRLAFTRSDLSKAELYAQFADERVDEIISMAEKGKAGLVEQVTARMDSQLMAMADLTSRGEKIFMGIDSASLQSPAAMPLPDKATTPAIPSTTTTNTDNYSGITPPAITQPPTTVVMPNPTLITPEHGKTMWRDSIKGTGDGGELSEYQQMLVDTLQKIEENIQALREQLEIAPDALKPALEHAIEVLQQSYEEALWNLMVSG; encoded by the coding sequence ATGGGAAAAATAAGAGACTTTGATAATATTTTGGATGAATGCCTCGACCGCCTGATGCGCGGCGAGGACGTCAATACGGTACTGGCGCTTTATCCTGACTATGCCGGGGAGTTGGCGCCCCTGCTGAAAACCGCTCTGGAAACCAGGCACGCGGCGGCGGTCAAGCCGCGCCCGGAGTTCCGGCAAAGGGCGGCTTACGAGTTCCAGGCGGCCATCCGTGATATGCCGGCAAAACCGGCCCGCAATTCCTTCTTTAAATGGCAGGTGCGCTGGATGGCGCCGGTGGCGGCCGTTCTGGTGCTCTTGCTCGCGGGTGGCGGTACGGTGGCGGCGGCCGCCAATAGCCTGCCGGATAGCCCTTTATACCGGGTAAAACTGGCCACGGAAACGGTTCGGCTGGCTTTCACCCGTTCGGACCTGTCTAAAGCCGAGCTTTACGCGCAGTTCGCCGATGAGAGAGTGGATGAAATCATCAGCATGGCGGAAAAAGGCAAGGCCGGCCTGGTGGAGCAGGTCACCGCCAGGATGGACAGCCAGCTAATGGCTATGGCCGATTTGACATCGCGTGGTGAAAAAATTTTCATGGGTATAGATTCGGCGTCATTACAGTCCCCCGCGGCCATGCCGTTGCCTGACAAGGCAACTACGCCCGCTATCCCCTCTACCACCACCACCAATACGGACAACTACTCCGGAATAACCCCCCCGGCTATCACGCAGCCACCCACTACTGTTGTCATGCCCAACCCTACACTCATAACCCCTGAACATGGGAAGACAATGTGGCGGGATAGTATCAAGGGTACCGGTGACGGCGGAGAGCTTAGTGAATACCAGCAAATGTTGGTTGATACGCTTCAGAAAATAGAGGAAAATATCCAGGCTCTCCGGGAACAGCTGGAAATAGCGCCGGATGCCCTCAAACCGGCCCTGGAGCACGCCATCGAGGTTCTCCAGCAAAGCTACGAGGAAGCCCTCTGGAACTTAATGGTTTCCGGTTAG
- a CDS encoding sigma-70 family RNA polymerase sigma factor translates to MQEEQSLILRAQQRDQVALTQLYEENFDRIYRYIVLKIGDRTEAEDMTQQVFLNALQSISSFKWKGMPFTSWLYRIAHNQVVDYLRKKTKQATVPLDESLPFPSADGDPKYTVERKVELETIVMAARKLTRAQQEVISLRFAGELSIAEVAGMMGKSEGAIKALQHSAILALRKILVTEVE, encoded by the coding sequence GTGCAGGAAGAGCAAAGCCTGATTCTGCGGGCGCAGCAGCGCGACCAGGTGGCTTTAACTCAGCTATATGAAGAGAACTTCGATAGGATCTATCGGTATATAGTTCTCAAAATCGGGGACAGGACCGAGGCCGAGGATATGACCCAGCAGGTCTTCCTGAACGCCCTGCAGTCTATCTCTTCCTTTAAGTGGAAGGGAATGCCCTTTACCTCCTGGCTGTACCGTATCGCCCATAACCAGGTGGTGGACTACTTGAGGAAAAAAACGAAGCAGGCCACGGTGCCGCTTGACGAGTCCCTGCCGTTTCCCTCGGCTGACGGCGACCCGAAATATACGGTAGAAAGAAAAGTAGAGTTGGAAACGATTGTGATGGCTGCCAGGAAATTAACACGGGCGCAGCAGGAAGTCATTTCCCTGCGGTTCGCCGGTGAGCTATCCATCGCGGAAGTTGCCGGGATGATGGGCAAGAGTGAGGGCGCTATAAAAGCCCTCCAGCACAGCGCGATACTCGCGCTGCGCAAGATCCTGGTGACGGAGGTGGAATAA
- a CDS encoding 4Fe-4S binding protein, producing MVIRSFDREKCTGCGICIAACPMDVLRLDKVAKKAVVQYPKDCIACWGCESFCPQGCFDVTPERGRGELVSPY from the coding sequence ATGGTTATAAGGAGCTTTGACCGGGAAAAGTGCACGGGGTGCGGGATATGCATCGCCGCGTGCCCGATGGATGTACTAAGACTGGATAAAGTCGCCAAGAAGGCGGTAGTGCAATACCCTAAAGACTGCATAGCCTGCTGGGGGTGCGAGTCTTTCTGCCCGCAGGGATGCTTCGATGTTACGCCGGAGCGCGGGAGAGGCGAGCTGGTATCGCCGTATTAG
- a CDS encoding FAD-binding protein has protein sequence MNNADKLGTVITTDVLVLGAGGAGMCAALKAKESSADVLLIDKCGIGWNGQVPIGGGILAYVYPEYAEKWAEKVTRDSGCFNNQDWASTLGKYMHQSTHDLAAMGLTFLKKDGDIDILTWGPNIHVTLFDAPKSLVALKKTALARGVKMMDKIYAIDLLKRGGKAAGAIGLGLADGKPYLFNAKSVIIATGNCGYMHEKTYSSVLGEGAAMGYRAGAQLINAEFSSSYVWGIKALGKELMGIHFYLYLENTRGEKIMGKHYPELMVGKHSVYTFDPRVIDAMQKEVQAGLGPIYLNLTGLSDEEIAGLAEDRVEGLTQLMANDTMKLLREKAGIDPSREKMEMWPRYLYSGGGLRIDIHGQTTLDGLYAAGGASSNSWSGGGGGQAGLGVQSAAVTGFVAGENAASHALESERPAIDYAQAKEVLERVMEPTRRKGDIDASEVVYRIHEAVVPMKYNRQREAGRMKEALCILQEAREKLGRVGANDFHNLARYHSAESMVMAAEFTYRAALMREESRSGHFREDFPQKDDKNWFKWITIQKEDGGPALTTLPVPLEKFRLKP, from the coding sequence ATGAATAACGCAGATAAACTAGGGACCGTGATTACCACCGACGTGCTGGTGCTGGGAGCGGGCGGGGCGGGCATGTGCGCCGCGCTCAAGGCTAAAGAAAGCAGCGCGGACGTGCTACTGATAGATAAATGCGGCATAGGCTGGAACGGGCAGGTGCCGATAGGGGGAGGCATCCTGGCTTACGTTTACCCGGAGTACGCGGAGAAATGGGCGGAAAAGGTGACGCGGGACAGCGGCTGCTTCAATAACCAGGACTGGGCTTCGACTCTGGGCAAATACATGCACCAGTCCACCCATGACCTGGCGGCCATGGGACTTACCTTTTTAAAGAAAGACGGCGATATAGACATCCTCACCTGGGGGCCGAACATCCACGTGACGCTATTCGACGCACCAAAGTCGCTGGTGGCTTTGAAAAAGACAGCCCTGGCCCGGGGCGTGAAAATGATGGACAAGATATACGCCATCGACCTGCTGAAGCGGGGAGGGAAAGCGGCGGGGGCTATCGGGCTGGGGCTGGCAGACGGCAAGCCCTACCTCTTTAACGCCAAGTCCGTCATCATCGCCACCGGCAACTGCGGCTACATGCACGAAAAGACCTACAGCTCCGTCCTGGGGGAGGGGGCGGCGATGGGCTACCGCGCCGGGGCGCAGCTCATCAACGCCGAATTCAGCAGCAGCTACGTCTGGGGCATCAAAGCGCTGGGCAAGGAGCTGATGGGCATCCATTTCTATCTATACCTGGAGAACACCCGGGGCGAGAAAATCATGGGCAAGCACTATCCCGAACTCATGGTGGGCAAACATTCCGTCTATACCTTCGACCCGCGGGTTATCGACGCGATGCAGAAAGAGGTCCAGGCCGGGCTCGGGCCAATCTACCTGAACCTTACCGGACTGAGCGATGAAGAGATAGCCGGGCTGGCGGAAGACCGGGTGGAGGGGCTGACCCAGCTCATGGCCAACGACACGATGAAGCTGCTGCGGGAGAAAGCGGGCATCGACCCGAGCCGGGAGAAAATGGAGATGTGGCCGCGCTACCTCTACAGCGGCGGGGGGCTGAGAATAGATATCCACGGCCAGACGACCCTGGACGGGCTTTACGCGGCCGGCGGCGCCTCCAGCAACAGCTGGTCGGGCGGCGGGGGCGGGCAGGCCGGGCTGGGAGTGCAATCGGCGGCGGTGACGGGCTTCGTGGCGGGGGAAAACGCCGCCAGTCATGCCCTGGAAAGCGAACGACCAGCCATAGATTATGCGCAGGCAAAAGAGGTGCTGGAGAGGGTCATGGAACCTACGCGGCGCAAAGGGGATATCGACGCCTCCGAAGTAGTCTACCGCATCCACGAGGCCGTGGTGCCGATGAAGTACAACCGCCAGCGCGAGGCCGGACGGATGAAAGAGGCTTTATGCATCCTACAGGAGGCCCGGGAAAAGCTGGGGAGGGTAGGGGCCAATGACTTTCACAACCTGGCGCGCTACCATTCCGCGGAGAGCATGGTCATGGCCGCCGAGTTCACCTACCGCGCCGCGCTGATGCGGGAAGAAAGCCGTTCAGGGCATTTCCGCGAGGACTTCCCGCAGAAGGACGATAAAAACTGGTTCAAGTGGATAACCATCCAGAAAGAGGACGGCGGCCCGGCTTTGACCACCCTGCCCGTCCCGCTGGAGAAGTTCCGGCTGAAACCGTGA
- a CDS encoding aldo/keto reductase, translating to MEKIKLGKTGMMVTRLGFGGIPIQRLSEADAVAVVRKCLDLGLNYIDTANGYTTSEERIGKAVKGRRHDVFIATKTFPGTPEIIEQNLELSLKRLDTDYIDLYQFHGVNDKATLDRILDPENGLYKIFEKAKKAGKIRHIGITSHQMDAAKEQVKTGKFETMMFPFNFITNEPATELLPLCRKHDVGFIVMKPLAGGLLDNATIAFKYLLQFPDVVSIPGIEKIHEIEEIYGIYSGPTAMTAAEKKQMKQMTKELGTRFCRRCDYCQPCAQGIPISTILGFPTFVKRLPVDWYMKSAFIPAAMEKVMECIECGECEGRCPFNLPIREMLKESYDLYEQVKAGKIK from the coding sequence TTGGAAAAGATAAAACTGGGCAAGACCGGAATGATGGTAACGCGGCTGGGCTTCGGGGGGATTCCCATCCAGCGGCTGAGCGAAGCCGACGCGGTGGCGGTGGTGAGAAAGTGCCTCGACCTGGGGCTGAACTACATCGATACCGCCAACGGCTATACCACCAGCGAGGAGCGCATCGGCAAGGCGGTCAAGGGGCGGCGGCACGACGTGTTCATAGCGACCAAAACCTTCCCCGGCACGCCGGAAATAATCGAACAGAACCTGGAACTGAGCCTGAAAAGACTGGACACGGACTACATCGACCTTTACCAGTTCCACGGCGTTAACGATAAAGCTACCCTGGACAGAATACTCGACCCGGAAAACGGGCTGTATAAAATCTTTGAAAAGGCCAAGAAGGCCGGGAAGATACGGCATATCGGCATCACCTCCCACCAGATGGACGCGGCCAAGGAGCAGGTGAAGACCGGCAAATTCGAGACGATGATGTTCCCCTTCAACTTCATCACCAACGAGCCCGCCACCGAGCTGCTGCCGCTGTGCCGGAAGCATGATGTGGGGTTTATCGTGATGAAGCCGCTGGCCGGCGGGCTGCTGGACAACGCCACCATCGCCTTCAAGTACCTGCTGCAATTCCCGGACGTGGTCAGCATACCCGGCATCGAGAAAATACACGAGATAGAGGAAATCTACGGCATTTACAGCGGCCCCACCGCCATGACCGCCGCCGAAAAGAAGCAAATGAAGCAGATGACCAAGGAGCTGGGCACGCGCTTCTGCCGCCGCTGCGACTACTGCCAGCCCTGCGCCCAGGGGATACCCATCTCCACCATACTGGGGTTCCCCACCTTCGTCAAGAGGCTGCCGGTGGACTGGTACATGAAGAGCGCTTTCATTCCCGCGGCCATGGAGAAGGTGATGGAATGCATCGAGTGCGGCGAGTGCGAAGGACGCTGCCCGTTCAACCTCCCCATCCGGGAGATGCTCAAGGAAAGCTACGACCTATACGAGCAGGTCAAGGCGGGCAAGATAAAATAG
- a CDS encoding GNAT family N-acetyltransferase → MLKIRRYRTEDNKAIKELNSAGMTQMDPTGEIHKIPHVDDDLDDIEGIYLSQGDFIVGIEGDEVVAMGAFKRMTPQCAEFKRLRIRPDRQRQGYGEVIMRRLMELAADMGYTEGFLDTLVTNTRAQKLFEKCGWVKRGGGKRGGFALHYYRKKLNHGGE, encoded by the coding sequence ATGTTAAAGATACGGCGGTACCGGACGGAGGACAACAAAGCGATAAAAGAGCTGAACAGCGCCGGCATGACGCAGATGGACCCGACGGGAGAAATCCATAAAATACCGCATGTGGATGACGACCTGGACGACATAGAGGGCATTTATTTGAGCCAGGGCGATTTTATAGTGGGGATAGAGGGGGACGAGGTGGTGGCGATGGGGGCGTTCAAGAGAATGACGCCGCAATGCGCGGAGTTCAAGCGTTTGCGAATCCGTCCGGACCGGCAGCGCCAGGGCTACGGGGAGGTAATCATGCGGCGGCTGATGGAGCTGGCGGCGGACATGGGCTACACCGAGGGTTTCCTGGATACTTTAGTAACCAATACCAGAGCACAGAAACTTTTTGAAAAATGTGGTTGGGTGAAAAGGGGCGGGGGGAAAAGGGGCGGATTCGCCCTTCATTATTACCGCAAAAAACTAAACCACGGAGGTGAATGA
- a CDS encoding DUF169 domain-containing protein: MDTAFKQKFLTLWNKYFNDAPLPITFYYTDRPEGVEAVKPGSVPRCIIGAMLKVREGESLAFDGEAVGCPGGKRYLGFAEKLMPDFEHFLSYGIPGKLEGERYKKSPEMVREYMLKHAPAMKAPGRYIVFKRWDRLEERDNPDVVIFFAAPDVLAGLFTLASYDEAEQNMVITPFGSGCASIVQYPFMEVKSPHPRCVTGMFDISARPFVPKDVLTFAAPMSKFIRMVDNMEESFLITPSWHKVQKRIK; encoded by the coding sequence ATGGACACGGCATTCAAACAAAAATTCCTCACCCTCTGGAACAAGTACTTTAACGACGCCCCACTGCCCATCACCTTTTACTACACGGACAGGCCGGAAGGCGTCGAGGCGGTCAAGCCGGGCTCCGTGCCGCGCTGCATCATCGGGGCAATGCTGAAAGTGCGGGAGGGGGAGTCGCTGGCATTTGACGGCGAGGCGGTGGGCTGTCCCGGCGGCAAAAGATACCTCGGCTTCGCGGAAAAGCTGATGCCGGACTTCGAGCACTTTCTCTCGTACGGCATCCCCGGCAAACTGGAAGGTGAAAGATACAAGAAGTCGCCGGAGATGGTGCGGGAGTACATGCTAAAGCACGCCCCGGCCATGAAAGCCCCCGGCCGCTATATCGTCTTCAAGCGCTGGGACAGGCTCGAAGAAAGGGACAATCCCGACGTGGTGATTTTCTTCGCGGCGCCGGACGTGCTGGCCGGGCTGTTTACGCTGGCCAGCTACGATGAAGCGGAGCAGAACATGGTCATTACGCCCTTCGGCTCCGGGTGCGCCTCCATCGTGCAGTACCCTTTCATGGAAGTTAAATCCCCGCACCCGCGCTGCGTCACCGGGATGTTCGACATATCGGCGCGGCCGTTCGTACCCAAAGACGTATTGACCTTCGCCGCCCCGATGTCCAAGTTCATCCGCATGGTAGACAACATGGAGGAGAGCTTCCTCATTACCCCATCCTGGCATAAAGTGCAGAAAAGAATCAAATGA
- a CDS encoding DUF362 domain-containing protein — translation MTKISLVKTADRTQGTRRVIDLLGINPVKGKAVALKPNFNTADPAPGSTHYDTLHALVSRLKEMGAGKITLAERSGPGPSTRENMEKKGIFRMAEELGFEILDLQTMPKDGWVMVKPKDSHWKDGFLFPRIYREAECAVLTCCLKTHQFGGHFTLSLKCAVGMVPPGLGPTPGGYPYMNELHSSPHQRELIAEINTAYSPDLIVLDGVEAFTEGGPHIGKRVNAEVMLGGSDRVAIDAVGVAILRQLGTTPEVSQGKIFQQDQIRRAAELGLGVKSAKEIEIITGDAASEAYAAAIRKILAGG, via the coding sequence ATGACGAAAATCAGCCTGGTGAAAACAGCGGACAGGACACAGGGCACCCGGCGGGTGATAGACTTACTCGGGATTAACCCGGTCAAGGGCAAAGCGGTGGCGCTCAAGCCCAATTTCAATACCGCCGACCCCGCCCCCGGCTCCACCCACTACGACACCCTCCACGCCCTGGTCTCCCGGCTCAAGGAGATGGGGGCGGGGAAAATTACGTTAGCCGAACGCAGCGGGCCGGGGCCTTCCACCCGGGAAAACATGGAGAAAAAGGGCATTTTCCGGATGGCGGAGGAACTCGGCTTTGAAATACTCGATTTGCAGACCATGCCCAAAGACGGCTGGGTAATGGTCAAGCCCAAGGACAGCCACTGGAAAGACGGCTTCCTCTTCCCCAGGATTTACCGGGAAGCGGAGTGCGCCGTCCTCACCTGCTGCCTCAAGACGCACCAGTTCGGGGGGCATTTCACGCTATCGCTCAAGTGCGCCGTGGGCATGGTGCCGCCCGGCCTCGGCCCCACCCCCGGAGGCTATCCCTACATGAACGAGCTGCACAGCTCGCCGCACCAGCGCGAGCTAATAGCGGAAATCAATACCGCCTATTCGCCCGACCTGATAGTGCTGGACGGGGTGGAGGCTTTCACGGAGGGGGGGCCGCATATCGGCAAGCGCGTTAACGCCGAGGTAATGCTGGGGGGCAGCGACCGGGTGGCGATAGACGCGGTGGGGGTGGCGATACTGCGCCAGCTGGGCACCACGCCGGAAGTGAGCCAGGGCAAAATCTTCCAGCAGGACCAGATAAGGCGGGCGGCGGAACTGGGGCTGGGCGTCAAGAGCGCCAAAGAAATAGAGATTATCACCGGCGATGCCGCCAGCGAGGCCTACGCCGCGGCGATAAGGAAGATACTGGCCGGGGGATAA
- a CDS encoding SAM-dependent methyltransferase, producing the protein MVSKFIITVTPELHKSAMQELQTIAPDLQQLQSLKNGVFLGGTSVPGGDFIRALVQMNPIYIKHIMPVQAEFSLTKTRDTDLPAILEKAKGICRLAKGEGFAVQCRRIGGEHDYDAKDVEVYVGSYFESKGAIARFSDVLVTADPKQKVISIYLFEETGYLGFSTIEENLNEHCDEYRIFSRLPTQVSRAEFKLIEAMRKFRLSFPKGRALDLGAAPGGWTNVLAQAGMQVTAIDPAALDAKAAGHPNVTHARMRAGDYVSDGDYDLLVNDMNMDPEDSAGIMMQLADHLKSDAYAIMTVKMVIRNPARLLANVRPILEPAFDILDIKNLFHNRLEVTMLLRRKPH; encoded by the coding sequence GTGGTCTCTAAATTCATCATTACGGTAACGCCGGAGCTGCACAAGAGCGCCATGCAGGAACTCCAGACAATAGCTCCGGACTTGCAACAGCTACAGAGCTTAAAGAACGGGGTATTCCTGGGGGGGACAAGCGTCCCCGGCGGGGATTTCATCCGCGCCCTGGTGCAAATGAATCCTATCTATATCAAGCATATCATGCCGGTGCAGGCGGAATTTTCATTAACAAAGACCAGAGATACCGATTTACCGGCCATTTTAGAGAAAGCCAAAGGAATATGCCGGCTGGCTAAAGGGGAGGGGTTCGCCGTGCAGTGCCGGCGTATAGGGGGGGAGCACGACTACGACGCCAAGGACGTGGAGGTATATGTGGGGTCGTACTTCGAGTCTAAAGGCGCCATAGCCAGGTTTTCCGACGTCCTAGTGACGGCGGACCCGAAGCAGAAAGTAATTTCCATCTATTTGTTCGAAGAAACGGGATACCTAGGCTTTTCAACGATTGAAGAGAACCTGAACGAGCACTGCGACGAGTACCGGATATTTTCCCGCCTGCCCACCCAGGTAAGCCGGGCGGAATTCAAGCTTATAGAGGCCATGAGGAAGTTCCGGCTGAGCTTCCCCAAAGGGCGCGCGCTGGACCTGGGGGCGGCGCCGGGGGGATGGACCAACGTACTCGCCCAAGCCGGGATGCAGGTGACGGCCATCGACCCGGCGGCGCTCGACGCGAAAGCGGCCGGGCACCCGAACGTAACGCACGCCAGGATGCGGGCCGGCGACTACGTCAGCGACGGCGATTACGATTTACTGGTAAACGACATGAACATGGACCCCGAGGACTCGGCGGGAATCATGATGCAGCTGGCCGACCATTTAAAGTCGGACGCGTACGCGATTATGACGGTCAAGATGGTAATCAGAAATCCGGCCCGGCTGCTGGCCAATGTGCGGCCGATACTCGAGCCGGCGTTCGACATCCTGGATATCAAGAATTTGTTCCACAACAGGCTGGAAGTGACGATGCTGCTGCGGCGGAAGCCGCATTGA